The Oryzias latipes chromosome 8, ASM223467v1 genomic interval CTTTCGAGGTGACCTCACCCAGATGTCACATGTGTTTGTGGGAGGACGAGAGCTTTggtaaataattcaaatgaagcCTTTTTAACGCTCACTTTGCTCCAGATCAAATTCTCACTCATTCATCTTCTGGAATTTCTGCCGCAGATTTTCTGAGCGGCATTCTTGCGAGTGATTACTGCCCTGATTGTCCAGTGGAGAGCTTcctcaaagcagcagcagcagatgaggaagACCATATCGACACCAGTATGGACGAGGAAGATGAGCTGGACTCAAACACGGTTGAGGTCCAAAGCTATCGCATCTCCTCAGCATCCTCTTCTTCCAGAGACTCCACACTTTCCAGCCACTCTCTGTCCTCCAGCTGGTCTGTGCCATCCGCCTCATCGGGGGTGGAAAGTGACTGTGGTGACGACCCAACGCCGGAGGACTCGGACAAACCCAGCCAACCAGAACCTAGAAAGAAACCCAAGAAGAAGTCCAAGTCGCTTTTGGGAATAGAACGATTTGCCCTGCTTTTCAAGACTCCCATCAGCCCCAGCATGACCCGGCGTGCGCAGAGCATGGGTTTCTTCGACATCAACAAAGACTCCCAAAGAAGTGGGTTGCAGCTCAATGCCCAGAAGTCCGTCACACGACCAGCTCGCTCTCCGCATCCGCCCACACCTCCAACAGAACCGCTCAGCTCTCAGAGGAACCTCTGCGTCCGCAGACGGCCCATCCTGAGCTGCAGCGAGGACAGTCTGTCAGAGGTGCCCACCCTGGTCAAGGTGGTGATGTTCGGTGGAGACAGAGAGGTGGGCAGGCTGGCCAGAGCGTACTGTGATTTACAGCAGAAAGAAAGCAGATGTCCTCTGCTCACCAAGATGTGCAAACTGCAATTTTACTTTGTTCCTACCAAACGCAGAACTGACAGACACTCAGAGACGGCCTTGAGCAAACCAACTGGCTCTGTGGTGAGATCAAACCCATCACTTCGGCCTCATCATGTCTTTGTTCTAAACATATCTAACcatctgtgtccaaacatttaaccattgtgctatcctaggcactttaacattgggggtggggtcatctagaccccactagacagtgcgctcaacattttttcttcaagaatttgtaatcttcactggtgtccatggattacatgaaatctttccacctttatccacctttgtcatggtagggataatgTAAGGGATGGTAATGTAAGGGATCAATGtaagggttgggtcatctaagatagcacaagggttaaaccgtTCAGACAAAGTTTTTAGCAGTGAAATATTtgctttgcatgttttctttcttggaGCTTTATGGAACGTCTTATGGTTATTTAAAATCGTGATGTTTCATGTTCCTTCACTCTGGCAGGAGTCCGATGTTCCTACAGGGGAGGAAGGTTCAACAGACGTTTGTCAGATGTTGGGCATGATGGATCCCTGGTACGAACGTAATGTCGTCAGTCTGCTCAGCCTGTCATCTGAAGTGCTCTGTCAGGTACATGGCACTCTCTTCTGAATGCAAGATTTGTCTAGAATTAggtcaaaagacagaaaaaggaacgtactcacattttatttaaaaaaatgtgagtacgagctttgctgctttttctgcagttttattCTATTGGATTGCTTTAAATCaagcattaaaaaattaaaaagacaaaaaaaattaaaaaacagatatATCAAACCTATTTAACATAATAACTCATTCATTGAttagaaaaaattaagaaaatatatgaagataaaaaaagatgattcaaataatcataaatagacatgTCAAGTGGACACAATAGACACATTAGATCattaaatatattgaataaagTGAAGGaacttaaaacatttccacAGTTCATTATTTGTCTTTACATTATAAAATACAAGACTGAAGAAATATTTATCCGTTTATCCAAcacaaattgttaaaaaaaacacacatattgGTATAAATGATTCCATAAATTagttggatttgttttttaattgcatctCTGTGTATTATTTTGACCCAAATGTAAtgcaaaggttttattttttatctgtggGTTTTCCCCACTCTGTCTATTTTCTTCCTGCAGGAGCTATTTAGtcacagtttaaataaaactcagctatttttttctctgaaacttCCTGTTCTACCTAAACAAGTGAAAAAGGAAACAGTTGAGAGAATAAAACTTAGTTTACACTAATCTATACTTTGTgtgcacataaaaaacaaaccgcTCTCCTTTAATTCTCTAGATTATAAGAAAACTGTAAAAGCGAAAGGTTTTTCGTTGAATCTGCAGAAGGCCTCAGAGCCAAACCAAAGAGGAGTCGTATTTGGGTGATGGAAGGATAGAATGACTAAAGTCTTTTAGTAacaaatgaaaattatttttaaaaaatgccacaaaattaTTACCTTAAGAAATATGAAACTTTTTTGCTTATAAACGAGCAAATAgtttaaataatctaaaattTGTCCTTTAACATTATCAGCTATGATTTGTCATATTATTGCATGGGATTCAGGTTGCTCCTAAAGAGGACCGTGTGtccagaaacaagacagaacgtCTCGCCCTGCTGGCTGACATGGTGCTCTATTACTGCAGACACGCAGAGCAGCCGCTCCTCATGCAGCTCTACCAAGTTGAGGTCAGGAGGGTTTCACTCAAACCTTTGAAGCAGAAATTGTCATCTGCTTCCCAGATTTCACCTTCGGATTTTCTTGTCACAGCTGACTCTGGCTGGAGGAGAGAGGAGACGGGAGGTTTTTATTCATTCTCTGGAGCTGGGACACACAGCCGGAACCCGAGCCCTTAAATCCATGGGTCAGCTGAGCGTCGCACTTTTCAAAACTGCAACAGTAGCATCCAAACGTGCGCAAAACGCACATgtactcacacacactcaactAATGTGGATTCTTTCTGAAGGAGCTGCCGGCAAAAGGTTTGGAATCGATGAGGAGCGGGAAGCTGTGCCTTTGACGCTGAGCGTCACCTACAACAAAGTATTGTTGCTTCACAGGGATTTCCTGCATTGTACACAATGATAGATCCACATATGACCACAGAGAGACCTATTTTTACCTCTTTCCTGTTTACATGTATCTTCAGGTGGCTATGAGTAGGAGGACCCAAAGGGTCCACAGAGAAGTGGTGTGCACGTCCATCAATCTTTACAAAACCTGCCAGGAAGCGGACCTACTTGGTGAGGCGGATGCTCATCTCAAGCCTTCTTTTTGGTCAAAATCCAGATTTTTACATCCAtgtttctgtttgcatttttaatggATCCGTTCAGATTTAAAAGATGGTCTGCACATGACCATGACTGAGGTTTTGAAGAGGCAGTGCTCCAAGTCTAAGAAGAGCTTCAACCAGGTGAACGATGTTTTTATCTAATCaaatgaaatgcatttttgagtgGACTGCTAGTTTAAAACTTGGGTTTCTTTGGCAGCTCATCTTAATATCAAAAGCAAAAGTGGTCAACGTGCAGGTTATCGCTGGAAATGATGGAACCACCTTTACTGTTTGTCTGGATCAGGACGAAAAGAAGTTTATCCAAGGTGTCACCAGGTAGCAAAACTTTAgaacttattgtgcatttttacagaaaaatacaagCCTTTTCCATTCACCTCAATgcttttttatacatttcttttgAAACATTCTGCATTTTACATGCACTTCTCAGTCGATGCTTTTGTAGCACCCAGAATCACAACTTTTATAACTGTAGTATATTCATTTACACTCCCACCAGACTACAGTAGAACATAGAAAATGCACACCGAAATGAGACGGTTATAATATGAATATCACTCA includes:
- the LOC101155772 gene encoding phosphoinositide 3-kinase regulatory subunit 5, whose translation is MFQQAMEQSSCTEDRIQHLLERCLYHLNLNSPDRHIWRAGLCISRWCLEELVKRDPHNFLIVLQKILRKTEEVLEQSHHELVVPLTLLFSSALLRIPYMPPECNMLQEAYRLFHRFLSWPEPCSSASKRLLSIIQQELRAPGISFQRMLRTEQDIPHDNTHSKSIVVLLLNPDEDIPPEVQLASEQLSKACSSPRDIAITLILHSFQAVLGAKHDLQAVHTALEEKPTEELQQLLKAITDRMETAASAGDHRTAREGLIQSMERISESLAAPAAGTDRTERDFETFEVTSPRCHMCLWEDESFDFLSGILASDYCPDCPVESFLKAAAADEEDHIDTSMDEEDELDSNTVEVQSYRISSASSSSRDSTLSSHSLSSSWSVPSASSGVESDCGDDPTPEDSDKPSQPEPRKKPKKKSKSLLGIERFALLFKTPISPSMTRRAQSMGFFDINKDSQRSGLQLNAQKSVTRPARSPHPPTPPTEPLSSQRNLCVRRRPILSCSEDSLSEVPTLVKVVMFGGDREVGRLARAYCDLQQKESRCPLLTKMCKLQFYFVPTKRRTDRHSETALSKPTGSVESDVPTGEEGSTDVCQMLGMMDPWYERNVVSLLSLSSEVLCQVAPKEDRVSRNKTERLALLADMVLYYCRHAEQPLLMQLYQVELTLAGGERRREVFIHSLELGHTAGTRALKSMGAAGKRFGIDEEREAVPLTLSVTYNKVAMSRRTQRVHREVVCTSINLYKTCQEADLLDLKDGLHMTMTEVLKRQCSKSKKSFNQLILISKAKVVNVQVIAGNDGTTFTVCLDQDEKKFIQGVTRCEVSLCCKSGAGSDWTSYKPFPGQVQPVEPTYCSLLCLPITCFSASCP